The sequence below is a genomic window from Piliocolobus tephrosceles isolate RC106 chromosome 8, ASM277652v3, whole genome shotgun sequence.
TTGCAACCAAATATAAGGCTACTGATGTTGATACAGTCATGCCACAGGCTATCTCTTTTGATGCCTGTTTTTTCTTATGCATAAAGTGAGTCCAAGAGGTAGTAAAACGACGGACGATGGCTCTGCAACAACGAACACCTCACTCTGGCCTACTTCTGTTTTGTCACTTATCGGCCTCCCACACACAGTTAAGGagaagtttatttatttgagatggagtctcgctcttgttgcccaggctggaggacagcggcacaatcacagctcactgcaacctccgtctctcaggttcaagtgattctcctgcctcaggctcctgagtagctgggattatgggtgtctgccaccacacccagctaatttttgtatttttagtagagacagggtttcgccatgttggccaggctggtcttgaactcctgacctcaggtgatccacctgccttggcctcccaaagtgctgggattacataaagatgtgagccatcacgcccagccaaggAGAGGTTTAAATGTGTGGAACagcagcacctggcacagtgaGCTCTCAGTAAACGCTGCTAGCCATTCCTGACTACTCTTGTTGTGGGGAGAGGCAATCAAGAGGAACCAGCCCCGTGGGTCTCACTTCCTGTCAGCTGAACTGGGCAGTGGCCTGGGGAAAGATATGCAAAGAGGCAGTGGAGCTGGCAGTGCCTGCTGGGCTGTGGGGATTGCTTCGGCACAGCCTTCAACCCAAGGGAGGTCCCAGATGGTGTGACCAGAGTAGCCAGGCAGGCCATGCAGAGAGAACGGAGTATCTGCTCAACACCTGCCACTTGCTGGCTCTCACAGAGGAGCTTATGAATTCATTCCttcccactttttaatttattattattatttttttagacagggtcttgctctgtcactcagactggggtgcagtggctcagtctcagctctttgcaacctccaccATGGCCTCAaggcttgacctcccaggctcaagtgatccttgaaCCTaggcctcatgagtagctggtactacaggcatccaccatcacgcctggctaactcttgtatttcttgtagagacagggtttcaccctgttgcccagactggtcttgaactcctgagctcaagcgatctacccaccttgacttcccaaagtgctgggattacaggtgtgagtcaccatgcccagccttccttctccatttcacagaaaatttaacagactcagagaggttacatCTTGGGCAATGGTCACTTACCTGGCAAATGGTAGATAGGACTCAAACGGGCCTAACAAACTCAAAAGCTGATGTTCTTTCCCTTCCCCTGCTCGGTGCCACCTCTGTAGGCCTCCGTGTACCAGGCACCACACTGGGCAGTGTGCCCAAGGCCCAGGCTGTCCCCGGTCCCTGGTCAAAGTCTAACCAGTAGGCAGTGACACAAGCCCCTGGCATGTGATGGAAGTTGTGATCAGCATCGTCCACTGAGAAAGGGCTGTGATAGATCCTGACTGCACTGGATGGAGACCCCAGAAAGCCCACCACACAAGGCTGCCGCCAAACCCTCTGCACCAGCTTGCTCCCTTCCCTCTAGGGAGCTGGTGCTGAGGGATCCAGGGTGCAGTTTTGGGAAGCCCAGAGCCCAGCCTCTCTGGAGGGCTCACCCGCTTTCTGCTGTTGGGTCAGTTTCTGGGGCTGCTCTCGGAGGTCATCCAAGGTTCGCAGTCCTTCCCGGTACCACCGGTCAGCAGTCCTCACACCGACCCCAAAGATCTGGGTGAAGAGCTGTGGGGAAGGAGCACAGCCCGGTTGGGCAGAGCTCTCATGGCTGGACTCAGATGATCACTGGCTCCGGGATGGTGTGGCCCATGGAGCACCATGCACCAGGCAGGCGCCATCACCACTCGCAACCTGCCCTAGACCACAGGGCAAGGATTCAAACTTGGAGCCTGACTACCCAGCCCGCCGTCTTGGGGATCAAacccacacacacccctctcctctcctctatgAAAGTTCTCTCCCAGGACTTACACAGCTCTAGCCTGTGATTCCAACATAACTAAAACAGTTACCCTAACACATCAGCACGAGGGGCTCCTAAGTCACTGGAAAAAGCATGCCTCTCCCACCTAACAGCAGGTGGAACGAATTCCTGTGGTTCTCCTCCTTAGCAAATAGCAAAAAACAATGAGGAGTTAACAATCAAAAGGGTGGATTTAGGAGCAGAGCTGGCAGGGCTGGCTGGGGTACTCACATATCTCTCCACACAGGGTGGGCCCCAGTTCAAGCAAGTGGCTGCTTCAGGTCAGCCACTAGAGTCCCTCCCTAGGAATTCTGGATCTGAGACTGAGGGCAGGCCCACGCAGTGGCAGAAGCTGTAGCCTGTGGGTGCCAAGCACCTTCTGTAGCCATATTTCTAACCAGAGGAGGAAGCTGGTGCGTGGCAAGAGAGGGTGAAGCAACTGTGCAGagaggcagaggggaggaggagtGACCTGGTGATACCCAGGTCACTGAGCCCAGTTCTCCTGCAGACCGGCCACAGCCCTCCCCATCCTGGGCTCTGCTGGCCCTCCTTTCCTTGATTTTGTGAACCAAGGGTGTGGGGTGGGTCACTGTCACTCGTAACCCAAAGTATCCTGACTAAAAATGACGAGATTAACCCAATTATATTAATAAACTTCTCATTACTAACATAATTTTCTGCCAGCCTAGGTGCCATCAGGGCTGGGGCTGAGTTAATGGGTGAAAGCACTCATTAACCTCCATCCACTTTAAGGGGATTTCAACATCTCCAGGCCCCTCACTCCCACACTCACCATAGTGGCCCCACTCATCTGGTCCCGTCCCTGCCAGTGCCCCTTGCCCCTTCCCCTGCGTATTTGAGCCCATTTGCCCTGCACACATTGCTCAAGTCTCCCCTCTTCGAAGCCCTCCCTGTCAATCCTGACAACATTCTGTGTGGCCTCCCAAGGTCCCATACTTCACTGACAGTTATCCATGTGGCCACTGCTGTGACACCTCCAGCCACAAAGGTGGCAGAAGGGTGTCAAAGCAGGCACACCCGAGGTATCCAAAAGAGCTCAGATGGCATTTCCCTATCAGATCAGGAGTGAGCAGAAACAGAGGGAAGGTGGCCATGGAGACAGGCAGGCTGACCACACTGAGAAAATAACATATAAGGTCCTGCAGAGGGTGGGCAAGGGCAAGCCCAGCGCACTCAGTGGCAGCACCCAAGAAAAGGGTACATTTGGTTCAGTGTGCTCTGTTTAAGATGCCACAGCATGTAATCTACTTGAGAATATTCCATCAAAAATAATCAAGGCAGAGcgaagtggctcacgcttgtaatcccagcactttgggggccaacgcaggagaatcatttgagcatagaggtttgagaccagtttgggcaacattaCCAAGACCCCATCGTTACGAGAAGTTTaagaattagcctggtgtggtggtgcatgcctgtagtcccagctactccagagactgaggtgggaggatggtttgagtccaggaagtcaaggctgcagtgagctgtgattgcaccactgtactccagcctgggcaacagagcaagaccctgtctcaaaataaaacaaaaacccccaaaagCCAGATGGTGCTGAGTGATCTAGAAAATTCTGTCCTCAAAACAAGCTTCTTCCTTGCCTGTCTCCACTTGGCTGCCTTGTGCATATCAGGTGTCAGCTTAGCTGCCACTTCCTCAGTGAGACCTTCTCTGACCCCTGAGCTGGGTCAGCTGCCTCTGCTCGCCTCCCCATACATGGTGTGGACTGTGCTGTCATTTCCAGGGTAGGACATTCCTGGGGCAGGTCCGAGGCCTGCCCTGCGCACCTTCATGGTCTGGTACCTCTCTGAGCACCGAACTCTCTCCACCTCCTTACACACTCCAAGCTCCAGCAGCTCCTGGGGGAGGGAACAAAGCAGAACTCTAAGCCTGAGGGCGTGGGGTGAAAGAGAAGGGCAGGGAGTTAGGGTCAAGGCTGTGGGCCCAAGGACTGAGGCAGTCCCCTCCAACACCCTGCAGAAACAACTTTGTGGGGTCAGGGTCCGGTGGGACTTGGAAATGGAGACTGTGCCCAGGGAGGTGACCAAAGTTGCTGCCACACAGCTGGGAGGCCGGGGCTCCAGACTCAAAGCTCCTTTGGGCCTGGGGTTACAACAGCTGAGATTCCAGGTAACGTGGATCATCTCTAAGTCAAATAAGTCCCAAGATACACAAACAATTGCTTTTCAAAACATGTGAACTCAATACTACTTCATCTAAAAGCATCTTCTGTTACTGTGTATTTTCTCACGATGACAGTGCACTAAAGGACAACTCAACACATTGGGGCACTGAAGAGAGATGCTCACACTCAGGGTGCTCTCTTCCATTCCACTGTGGAGGGCAGTTTGGGACTAATGACAATGACAACAGCGTCACCCCTAGCCCTGCCAGCcccttgcagcactattcactggGTCCTCTAAGCCACCCAGGGGTAAATGGCTGGAGTGCACAGGAGGAATCTGAGCGCAGAGGGTGGCTTGTTGAAGCCTTGGAGCAGTGTCAGCACCCACGACTGTCTATCCCCACCTGCCCCCCAGCACCCTCTGCCGTCTCACCAGGCCCCAAGGCCTCCCCACCTACCCACTCGCCCTGTTCAGGATGGTAAGCACTTACCTGGACAACCCTAGAGGAGTGTTCTCCAAGGTGAGGCAACCCCTGCAGCTGGCTCAGGGTTGTGACAGGGCTGGGAAGGGCCTTGAGCACCGAGGCTGCTCTGCAGAAGGTGAGGAGGCGGCCCTCACTGCCTTCAAAGCCCGCTGCCTCGGCCAGTGTCTCCAGAGCCTCCTGCAGGGAGGGGCCCTAGGTAAGGGGCAGGGTGGGCAGCTCCAACCCGCCAGCTACCACCCATCTGTACCCttgtccccaacccccagggctGGCCAAGTTTCACAGAAGCAGCTTACCGAGAGGCTAGCATTGTGGTGTGTGAGGGGCGTGGGGCGCTGGCAGGCATACGTAGGCATCCATCCTGGGCTCAGAGGCCCCTTCCTGGGCCCAGTCACCTGGGGATGAGCAATGAACAGGTCACCGTGAGGTTGTAGGGCTGGCAAGAGAGCCAGGCCATACCCAGGCTTTGTTTCTCCTGGAGTGTCCAACTGGGGCCCTCTGGAGCTCATGGGACAGAGGTGAGCAACAAAACGCCAGAGGCATGGGGCTGAGGGAGATACCGCCCTGCGCAACAGGCTGCAGACGGGGCTCCTCATGCCAGGGTAGCAGCAATCCCATCTGCCAGCCCTGTGGgcacttctgctgctgctgctgcacgTGACGCATGTGCTCCATCACCCCAGTCCTCACAACCAAGCGGGCTGGGGATGCTGAGGCCTCAGGGGCTAGGGGCTCGCCCCACGACCATGGCTCACAGGCTGGGCCAGGATTTGAACGCAGGCAACCTGGCCCCAAGCCCACACCTGTCAGAAGCCAGGAGCCTTACAGCATCCTGAGGACAGGCTCCTGCTGACCCATGGGTCATCCCGCTCGGAGTTGCTGTGTCATATACTTGGTGAGGAAGAAAGGCCTGAAGAAGGTAAAAATAAGCGGATCCCAGAATTTGCACCAGTGGTGAGAACAGAAGCTGAGATGGCCTGGCCCCCTCAGCCCCTGCTGTGGTTCCTCTACTGGCTTCTAGGGGGCCCCTGGTGATCTGGGTAGAGTCCTCACTGCACACCTCCTCTGAAGGACATTGAGGCATTGCTGCCATGTCACCTGTCCCAGCTGAGCAATGGCCTACACTGGGGCTTTCACTGTAGCCCCAACTCTAGTTTTCCACCCAGCTCACCTCCAGGCGGTGCCGGCACTCCACAGGTACAGGCTGCCCAGCTGCCAGGCTCTCTGTTAACCAGCTTATGTCCAGCAGAGCTGGGAGGGTGCAACCCGGGGGAGAAGCTGCCATCCTGCGCTTCTGCCAGCTGAcagcctcctctgctgaggtctgTTCCATCACAACATGTGTCACTTCGGAGCTGGCAGAGGGAgttgggagagaaggaggagggtgaGGCCCAACCTCCCTCGTTGGCTCCAAGCCTTCATTCTTGCTGTCTCTTCTGCATGGTGAGTGACCATTCATCCTGcaaacatcacctcctccagaaagccttcccagcccctcctcctaGTAGATGAACACCGCCACCACTCAGCCCTCAGAACTGTAGTTCTCTGCCCTGGCTATGTTCACAATCACAGCCCAGTCTtgtgctctctccctccctctccacctcAGAGAAAGGAATTCCTTAGGGGTCAGGACCAGGTGGTCTTCATCTAAGAACAGGGGTTTTAGCAGAGATGCAGGAGCCTGTTTGGGTCtgaaccccagctctgcctgccACATACTTGCTTAGCTCTTGGGCAAGCCAGGTGTCTATACTTTGATTTCCTCTTCCCTAAAGCAGAGATAACATATCTACCCTGTGGGGTTGCTGTACAAAGATAGTGCCTGGTACCCTTTAAGCTGCTATCATTATCCTCTCCTGAGTGGGTCTGGCACACTACTGATCGCTgataatgttaaaaacaaaacacaacaaaacaaaacacacacacacacacacacacacacctgtaggGGTATACTAGACCCAGGTTCGTTTGCTCTCTCAACCTTCAAACTGGGGGGCACCTCCCGCTCCCTTACTCTGGGTGTTGTCTCTGTAGCCGCCATTTTTCCTCCTCTTGGTTCCCTTCCTACAGGAGCGTCTCAGTCGTATTATTTACTCAGGTCTGAGGACAGAGGAGCATGCGGGCTCCGGGCCTCCTGAGAAGTCAGTCTCGCTCACAGGTGGGACACAGCCCAGGCGGAAGGGCTGTTAGCAAATACGACTGCTTATTAATTACCCCGACCTCTGGTTTTGATTCTCGCAGTGATCCTTTAAAACACGACTGGCCCTAATTAATAGCACCCTTTACAGAAGAGGAGATGGAGGCTCAGGGAAAGGTCACGAAGCGCCACAGCAAACTTAGAATCCAAAACTACAGGTGCCACGGAAGACCGCGCCGCGTCGCCCCGCACCTGCAGGCGTCGAGGACACGGAAGTCTTTGGAGCGCGCAAGGCGTGTGAGGAAGGCCCGGCGGCTGCGACCCATGCGAGGTTCGACCAGGTAGATGGCGACGCCGGGGAAGCGCGTCGAGGACGGCGTGGAGGAAGCGGCATCGCCGCTAGGGGACCCGACCCGCGCTCGCCGCCGTTTGGGGAGCATTGGGACCACAACCTCCAGCAACGCGGAGCGAGACGGAAGGAAGCCGCAGTGAGGCCGACGGAAGCGGCGGGCGGGCGGCCGCCGGCTAGAAGAGGACGTGGCCCCGCCCTATGCAAATAAGGCCTCTCCGTGAGACTCGCGACCTGGGCCAGTCGGAGCGCTGGGGAGGGTCCGGGCTCCTACAGGACTGGGTGTCTCGGCCGCTCCGGAAGACCCGCCTCCATGCAAATAACAGCAGAGGACACgccttttatttaaattaatatctcAGAAAGCGCTGTTTGGTCCCACTGGCCTCCTGGAGGAGAGGGTGGGCTGGAGCGGGCCGGGGAGGGTATTGGAGGGGGTGAGGTGGAGGAGGCGGGGTCAAAGGGGCGTCCTAGGCCGGTAGGGGTGGACTGGGACCTAGGCCCGGGCGGAGCCGGGTGGGCTGCGTCCTCGGAGCGAGGGTGGGTCAAGGGTTGAGCCGGCGGCTCTGGGTGGAGGCGTGCGGGCCTTGCCCGATCCTTCTGCGCTCGGGACTGTCACACGGAAGCCGGCGGGCGCGGGACAGACAACGCGGGTTTCCAATGCGCTGGTGTGGCGGTCGCTTCAAACACGCGAGATTTTTCAGTCGAATGGCTTTAGGACAACTGGCAGGCCATTTGGAAAAATAGAAGTTGGTGCCCTTCTTCATTCCTTaacaccaaaataaattccagatgggtCAAACATTTCCATctaaaaaggaaaccaaaaacatACCGGAAAAAAGTCGGTGAATGTTTTTATGATCTAAGTATCACAGTAAACTTTGGAAAcattaaaggaaaagaatgatAAATTGGACTACAGACAAATTTTAAATCTGATCAAAAATTAAAGTCAAAAGATAAGCTGGGATAAAGTGTGAGATATTTTGGAATTAAGATTATCTCATCATAATAAACTTCTTAAATTGTCCATAGATAAAAAGGCagtaatttaatagaaaaattagcaaagaaaCTCACGTAGATGATTCTCAGAAGAAATCCTGGTTAATAAATTTATGACCAGAGTGCCCAACCTGTCCAGTCGTTACAGAATACCTAAATGAGAATATCTTCAGTTGTGGGTTTATCAGACATTCAAAAAAATTGACCACACATGTTGAAGGTGCGAGGGAATTGGCAATCTGTAGGAGAGACTCTGGAAGCCAATGTGGCAACCATAtccaacaaaatgaaaacaaaataatacacattgatccagcaattcctttCCCaagattgggattgcattgaatctgtagatcaagcTGGGGAAAACTGATGTCTTGATAATATGAAGTCTTCTCTCTATCTTATTTAGATATACTCCATTTGTAATCTCTGTTACGGTGGTGTGGCACTGCTCAACCTAACCGATGGGACACGCCAGATCAGATGCAACCCCCTTTCTCATGCCTCTCCTCATCACTACCCCATCGTCTTGTCTTGAGCCCCAGACTCCCTGAGCACCTATCCTTTTTCTTTGGCCCCTCTCTGACATCTTTAGTGGGCTGGCTCTTCCCCATCTCTGCATTCAGAGCACAGGGCTGAGGGCAGCGGGGGAAGTGGCTCAGCCCGGGCATCCTCTTGACCTCCTACACCATCTCCAGCCTCCTAATTCATCTACCTCTTCAGGGCTGTAGAGCTTCCCGGGCCTCAGGACCCACACACAGAAGCCAGGAGGCCTGCATGTGGTCCCTCTCTCCTCATCCTCCCCTTGTGCCAGCAGGGATGAGCAGGCTCTAAGGGTCTTCATCTGTGGATCTGGCTCCTGCCTTCCTCAAGGAGGAGGCTCTGCCCAAATGTCCCCTGAGCAGATCCCTCTAGCTGTCTAAAACCATTTCCATTCCTTTTAATGTCCTCTGTCTGGCCAGGGCACCTGGGCTCCCCTTGGGGCCCTTGTTCTCTCCTGAGAAGGCAGAGGCAGTTTTTAAGTCTGTCAGACCTGAGTACTTAAAACACTGGGCAACTGTGCTAAAATGTTTGTGCAAGGAATCTCATCTGACTGACAGTGAAAGAAATTGCCTTGCTTAGAAATCAGGCAGGCCCTCTGAGTCGTTGCTGCAGTATCTGCTAGGACAACATGAGACTGAAGGAGTCATGAA
It includes:
- the POLM gene encoding DNA-directed DNA/RNA polymerase mu isoform X2, which gives rise to MLPKRRRARVGSPSGDAASSTPSSTRFPGVAIYLVEPRMGRSRRAFLTRLARSKDFRVLDACSSEVTHVVMEQTSAEEAVSWQKRRMAASPPGCTLPALLDISWLTESLAAGQPVPVECRHRLEVTGPRKGPLSPGWMPTYACQRPTPLTHHNASLSGPSLQEALETLAEAAGFEGSEGRLLTFCRAASVLKALPSPVTTLSQLQGLPHLGEHSSRVVQELLELGVCKEVERVRCSERYQTMKLFTQIFGVGVRTADRWYREGLRTLDDLREQPQKLTQQQKAGLQHHRDLSTPVLRSDVDALQQAVEEAVGQALPGATVTLTGGFRRGKLQGHDVDFLITHPKEGQEAGLLPRVMRHLQDQGLILYHQHQHSHWESPTRLAQQSHMDGFERSFCIFRLPQPPGAAVGGSTRPCASWKAVRVDLVVAPISQFPFALLGWTGSKLFQRELRRFSRKEKGLWLNSHGLFDPEQTFFHVTSEEDIFRHLGLEYLPPEQRNA
- the POLM gene encoding DNA-directed DNA/RNA polymerase mu isoform X3, with protein sequence MLPKRRRARVGSPSGDAASSTPSSTRFPGVAIYLVEPRMGRSRRAFLTRLARSKDFRVLDACSSEVTHVVMEQTSAEEAVSWQKRRMAASPPGCTLPALLDISWLTESLAAGQPVPVECRHRLEVTGPRKGPLSPGWMPTYACQRPTPLTHHNASLSEALETLAEAAGFEGSEGRLLTFCRAASVLKALPSPVTTLSQLQGLPHLGEHSSRVVQELLELGVCKEVERVRCSERYQTMKLFTQIFGVGVRTADRWYREGLRTLDDLREQPQKLTQQQKAGLQHHRDLSTPVLRSDVDALQQAVEEAVGQALPGATVTLTGGFRRGKLQGHDVDFLITHPKEGQEAGLLPRVMRHLQDQGLILYHQHQHSHWESPTRLAQQSHMDGFERSFCIFRLPQPPGAAVGGSTRPCASWKAVRVDLVVAPISQFPFALLGWTGSKLFQRELRRFSRKEKGLWLNSHGLFDPEQKTFFHVTSEEDIFRHLGLEYLPPEQRNA
- the POLM gene encoding DNA-directed DNA/RNA polymerase mu isoform X1 — translated: MLPKRRRARVGSPSGDAASSTPSSTRFPGVAIYLVEPRMGRSRRAFLTRLARSKDFRVLDACSSEVTHVVMEQTSAEEAVSWQKRRMAASPPGCTLPALLDISWLTESLAAGQPVPVECRHRLEVTGPRKGPLSPGWMPTYACQRPTPLTHHNASLSGPSLQEALETLAEAAGFEGSEGRLLTFCRAASVLKALPSPVTTLSQLQGLPHLGEHSSRVVQELLELGVCKEVERVRCSERYQTMKLFTQIFGVGVRTADRWYREGLRTLDDLREQPQKLTQQQKAGLQHHRDLSTPVLRSDVDALQQAVEEAVGQALPGATVTLTGGFRRGKLQGHDVDFLITHPKEGQEAGLLPRVMRHLQDQGLILYHQHQHSHWESPTRLAQQSHMDGFERSFCIFRLPQPPGAAVGGSTRPCASWKAVRVDLVVAPISQFPFALLGWTGSKLFQRELRRFSRKEKGLWLNSHGLFDPEQKTFFHVTSEEDIFRHLGLEYLPPEQRNA
- the POLM gene encoding DNA-directed DNA/RNA polymerase mu isoform X4, coding for MLPKRRRARVGSPSGDAASSTPSSTRFPGVAIYLVEPRMGRSRRAFLTRLARSKDFRVLDACSSEVTHVVMEQTSAEEAVSWQKRRMAASPPGCTLPALLDISWLTESLAAGQPVPVECRHRLEVTGPRKGPLSPGWMPTYACQRPTPLTHHNASLSGPSLQEALETLAEAAGFEGSEGRLLTFCRAASVLKALPSPVTTLSQLQGLPHLGEHSSRVVQELLELGVCKEVERVRCSERYQTMKLFTQIFGVGVRTADRWYREGLRTLDDLREQPQKLTQQQKAGLQHHRDLSTPVLRSDVDALQQAVEEAVGQALPGATVTLTGGFRRGKLQGHDVDFLITHPKEGQEAGLLPRVMRHLQDQGLILYHQHQHSHWESPTRLAQQSHMDGFERSFCIFRLPQPPGAAVGGSTRPCASWKAVRVDLVVAPISQFPFALLGWTGSKLFQRELRRFSRKEKGLWLNSHGLFDPEQGSSSGMTPRSWKSCFCCRRRFSM
- the POLM gene encoding DNA-directed DNA/RNA polymerase mu isoform X6, whose amino-acid sequence is MLPKRRRARVGSPSGDAASSTPSSTRFPGVAIYLVEPRMGRSRRAFLTRLARSKDFRVLDACSSEVTHVVMEQTSAEEAVSWQKRRMAASPPGCTLPALLDISWLTESLAAGQPVPVECRHRLEVTGPRKGPLSPGWMPTYACQRPTPLTHHNASLSEALETLAEAAGFEGSEGRLLTFCRAASVLKALPSPVTTLSQLQGLPHLGEHSSRVVQELLELGVCKEVERVRCSERYQTMKLFTQIFGVGVRTADRWYREGLRTLDDLREQPQKLTQQQKAAPPGSEHPSPAVRCRCPAAGSGGSCGAGPAWGHCHADRRLPQGLILYHQHQHSHWESPTRLAQQSHMDGFERSFCIFRLPQPPGAAVGGSTRPCASWKAVRVDLVVAPISQFPFALLGWTGSKLFQRELRRFSRKEKGLWLNSHGLFDPEQKTFFHVTSEEDIFRHLGLEYLPPEQRNA